A stretch of Sinimarinibacterium sp. NLF-5-8 DNA encodes these proteins:
- the trpS gene encoding tryptophan--tRNA ligase: MTKPIVLSGIQPSGRLTLGNYLGAIKNWLPLSQTHECYYMLVDQHAITVRQDPAVLRERCYAFLALYIACGLDPQDNVLFVQSHVPAHAQLAWALNCYTQFGELSRMTQFKDKSAKHADNINAGLFSYPVLMAADILLYQASAVPVGDDQKQHLELTRDIAMRFNNLYASDKNPVFTVPEPMIPPVGARIMGLQEPTKKMSKSDDAPTNAIYLLDEPDVIVRKIKRAVTDLGNEVRFDIAEKPGVSNLMSILSACTGQSLDAIANDFSGQGYGKFKQAVADAVLAILQPMQQRYQQIREDQTELTRVLRDGAERARARADATVARVHDAIGFIHP; encoded by the coding sequence ATGACAAAACCAATTGTGCTGTCGGGCATCCAGCCCTCGGGGCGGCTGACGCTGGGTAATTATTTAGGCGCGATCAAAAACTGGCTGCCGCTGAGCCAGACCCACGAGTGCTATTACATGCTGGTGGATCAGCACGCCATTACCGTGCGCCAGGACCCGGCGGTGCTGCGCGAACGCTGCTATGCGTTTTTGGCGCTGTATATCGCCTGCGGACTTGATCCCCAAGACAACGTGCTGTTTGTGCAATCGCATGTGCCGGCGCATGCCCAGTTGGCGTGGGCGCTGAACTGCTACACCCAGTTTGGCGAGCTGTCGCGGATGACCCAGTTCAAGGACAAAAGCGCCAAGCACGCCGACAACATCAACGCCGGTTTGTTTTCCTACCCGGTGCTGATGGCCGCCGACATCCTGCTCTACCAAGCCAGCGCCGTGCCGGTGGGCGACGATCAAAAGCAGCATCTGGAGCTGACGCGCGACATTGCCATGCGCTTTAACAACCTCTATGCCAGCGACAAAAATCCGGTGTTTACCGTGCCGGAGCCGATGATTCCGCCGGTGGGCGCGCGCATCATGGGCTTGCAAGAGCCCACCAAGAAAATGTCCAAGTCGGACGATGCCCCGACCAATGCGATTTATCTGCTGGATGAACCCGACGTGATCGTGCGCAAGATCAAGCGCGCGGTCACCGATTTGGGCAATGAAGTGCGTTTTGATATTGCCGAAAAACCGGGCGTATCCAACCTGATGTCGATTTTGTCGGCCTGCACCGGGCAAAGCCTGGACGCCATCGCCAATGACTTCAGCGGCCAGGGCTACGGCAAGTTCAAGCAAGCGGTGGCCGATGCAGTGCTGGCGATTTTGCAGCCGATGCAACAGCGCTATCAGCAAATCCGTGAGGATCAAACCGAGCTGACCCGGGTGCTGCGCGACGGCGCCGAGCGCGCGCGCGCGCGCGCCGATGCCACCGTGGCGCGTGTGCATGACGCTATTGGCTTTATTCATCCGTAA
- a CDS encoding site-2 protease family protein: protein MQKIVIWAIPVLFAITVHEASHGYAARALGDKTAESQGRLSLNPIRHIDPVGTLLVPAVLLALGGFLFGWAKPVPVNPYRFAHPRRDMALVAVAGPLSNFGMAIFWALLLKFSVVSASGAQSWQMLLSQMAAAGIVINLILMVLNLIPLPPLDGGRVLTGVVPEAVAQKLDRLERFGLLILLVLLMTGVLGTVLQPVLVWSQSVLLHALGVPVSLF, encoded by the coding sequence ATGCAAAAAATTGTGATTTGGGCGATTCCGGTGCTGTTTGCCATCACCGTGCATGAAGCCAGCCACGGCTATGCCGCGCGCGCGCTGGGCGATAAAACCGCCGAATCCCAGGGGCGCTTGAGCTTAAACCCGATTCGCCACATCGATCCGGTGGGCACGCTGCTGGTGCCAGCGGTGCTGCTGGCCTTGGGCGGCTTTTTGTTTGGCTGGGCCAAGCCGGTGCCGGTAAACCCGTACCGTTTTGCCCATCCACGCCGCGATATGGCGCTGGTGGCCGTGGCCGGGCCGTTGTCCAATTTCGGCATGGCGATTTTTTGGGCGCTGCTGCTCAAGTTCAGCGTGGTCTCGGCCAGCGGTGCGCAGAGCTGGCAAATGCTGCTGTCGCAAATGGCGGCGGCGGGGATTGTCATCAACCTGATTTTGATGGTGCTGAACCTGATTCCATTGCCGCCGCTGGATGGCGGGCGCGTGCTCACCGGCGTGGTGCCGGAGGCGGTGGCGCAAAAGCTGGATCGGCTGGAGCGCTTTGGCTTGCTGATTTTGCTGGTGCTGCTGATGACCGGCGTGCTCGGCACCGTGCTGCAACCCGTGCTGGTGTGGAGCCAGTCTGTTTTATTGCATGCCCTGGGCGTGCCGGTTTCTTTATTCTGA
- a CDS encoding L-threonylcarbamoyladenylate synthase: protein MADWFELHPVNPQARLLAQIAARIRQGAVVAYPTDSCYALGCRLDDREAAERLRRIRDFDKHHQFTLVCRDLSEIATYARVDNRQYRLIRSLTPGPYTFVLAATKELPRKMAHEKRKTIGIRVPEHVTAQALLETLGEPLISCTLQFPGEEEPVGSPEDWRAELDRSVDIVIDGGACGTEATTVLDLSTDDGMTVLRQGKGAVDHLL from the coding sequence ATGGCTGATTGGTTTGAGCTGCATCCGGTAAATCCGCAGGCGCGGTTGCTGGCGCAGATTGCGGCGCGCATCCGCCAGGGCGCGGTGGTAGCGTACCCGACGGACTCTTGCTATGCCTTGGGCTGCCGTCTGGATGATCGTGAGGCGGCGGAGCGGCTGCGGCGGATTCGGGACTTTGACAAGCATCACCAGTTCACCTTGGTGTGCCGCGATTTGTCTGAAATCGCCACTTACGCGCGCGTGGACAATCGTCAATACCGCTTGATCCGCTCGCTGACGCCGGGGCCGTATACCTTTGTTCTGGCGGCAACCAAGGAGCTGCCGCGCAAAATGGCGCATGAAAAACGCAAAACCATTGGCATCCGCGTGCCGGAGCATGTGACCGCGCAGGCGCTGCTCGAAACCCTGGGGGAGCCGCTGATTTCCTGCACGCTGCAATTTCCCGGCGAGGAGGAGCCGGTGGGTTCGCCGGAGGATTGGCGCGCCGAGCTGGATCGCAGTGTGGATATCGTCATTGACGGGGGGGCTTGTGGCACCGAGGCGACCACGGTGCTGGATTTGAGCACCGACGATGGCATGACCGTACTGCGCCAGGGCAAGGGCGCGGTGGATCACCTGCTCTAA
- the ispZ gene encoding septation protein IspZ, which produces MKALLDFAPALVFFGAYYKTDIYTATVALIVAMLALVAFYRIAEKRWHKTHLITAVIVTVMGGLTLAIHDPRFIMYKPTVLYAVFALVLLGSHVIGDKVLLQRLPQKTLQLPDPLWRKINFAWALYFAFCAVLNIVVALNFDESTWVQFKTFGFTVLMFVFMLAHIPFVKNYLPQD; this is translated from the coding sequence ATGAAAGCCCTCCTCGACTTTGCCCCGGCGCTGGTGTTTTTTGGCGCCTATTACAAAACCGACATTTACACCGCCACCGTGGCCCTGATCGTTGCCATGTTAGCGCTGGTGGCGTTTTATCGGATTGCCGAAAAGCGCTGGCATAAAACACATTTGATCACCGCCGTCATCGTCACCGTCATGGGCGGGCTGACACTGGCGATTCATGACCCGCGCTTCATCATGTACAAACCCACCGTGCTGTACGCGGTGTTTGCACTGGTGCTGCTCGGCAGCCATGTGATTGGCGACAAGGTTTTGCTGCAACGCCTGCCGCAAAAAACCCTTCAACTGCCCGATCCGCTGTGGCGCAAAATCAACTTTGCCTGGGCGCTGTACTTTGCCTTTTGCGCGGTGCTCAACATCGTCGTGGCGCTCAACTTTGACGAATCCACCTGGGTGCAATTCAAAACCTTTGGCTTTACCGTGCTGATGTTCGTGTTCATGCTCGCGCACATCCCGTTCGTCAAAAACTATCTGCCGCAGGACTAA
- a CDS encoding YciI family protein, with amino-acid sequence MLYMIVTTDKPGSLALRRATRPAHLAYLQTLVDQNRLFLAGARPKADSPTPTEDGFYGSLIVAEFDTLAQAQAFAENDPYAQAGLFSNVLVQPLLKALP; translated from the coding sequence ATGCTTTACATGATCGTCACCACTGATAAACCGGGCAGCCTCGCCTTGCGCCGCGCCACCCGTCCCGCGCACCTGGCGTATTTGCAAACGCTGGTCGATCAGAACCGCCTGTTTTTAGCGGGCGCGCGCCCCAAGGCCGACAGCCCCACGCCAACCGAAGACGGCTTTTACGGCAGCCTCATCGTGGCCGAGTTTGACACCCTCGCCCAAGCCCAGGCCTTTGCTGAAAACGACCCCTACGCCCAGGCCGGACTGTTCAGCAACGTGCTGGTGCAGCCGCTGCTCAAGGCCCTGCCATGA
- a CDS encoding BolA family transcriptional regulator — protein sequence MLERLRQAFAPTHLALRDDGHLHIGHAGAASGHGHYAVEIVSAAFEGQSPIARHRAVYAALGEMMHTDIHALSIRARTPAEAG from the coding sequence ATGCTGGAGCGCCTGCGCCAGGCCTTTGCACCCACTCATTTGGCCCTGCGCGATGACGGCCATCTGCACATCGGCCACGCCGGTGCAGCCAGTGGTCATGGCCATTACGCCGTTGAAATCGTCAGCGCCGCGTTTGAAGGCCAAAGCCCCATCGCCCGTCACCGCGCGGTCTACGCCGCACTGGGCGAGATGATGCACACCGACATCCACGCTCTGTCGATTCGCGCGCGCACTCCGGCTGAAGCGGGCTAA
- a CDS encoding MFS transporter, with translation MSDSGLLSEAVQRGNILRLALAQALAGANAVVIFATGAIVGDALAPSSVLATLPITVFVLGMAACILPMGAVAGRYGRRTAFLLGTGLGVLAGLVAALAVMVSSFAWFNVATFLGGAYAAVVLSFRFAAADGVAPERRARALSLVMAGGVAAGVVGPQLVTWTMDLWPAQRFVATFFAQALAAALSAWVLLGVRLPHVRASQMDLAGGRPLSVIARQPLFIAAVLTGAVSYLLMNFIMTAAPLAMHLHGHAQAAANSALQWHVIAMYAPSFFTGHLISRWGATRVSAAGLVLIGLSVVAGLQGLSVFHFDLTLILLGLGWNFGFLGASALVLECHSATEKTRVQSFNDFIVFSLMAIGSFASGGLLSAYGWRSVLWVSWAPLLLAALVLMWVLLRARLTAVRA, from the coding sequence ATGAGCGATTCAGGGTTGCTTTCGGAGGCGGTGCAGCGCGGCAATATTTTGCGTTTGGCCTTGGCGCAGGCGTTGGCGGGCGCCAATGCGGTAGTGATTTTTGCCACCGGCGCGATTGTCGGTGACGCCTTGGCGCCGTCGAGTGTGCTGGCAACGCTGCCAATCACGGTGTTTGTGCTGGGCATGGCGGCGTGCATTTTGCCGATGGGGGCGGTGGCCGGGCGCTACGGTCGGCGCACGGCGTTTTTATTGGGTACGGGGTTAGGGGTTTTAGCCGGGTTAGTGGCGGCGCTGGCGGTGATGGTGAGCAGTTTTGCGTGGTTTAACGTGGCGACGTTTCTGGGCGGCGCGTACGCGGCGGTGGTGTTGTCGTTTCGCTTTGCGGCGGCCGATGGGGTGGCGCCCGAACGGCGCGCACGAGCGTTGTCCCTGGTGATGGCCGGTGGGGTGGCGGCGGGCGTGGTGGGGCCGCAACTGGTGACGTGGACCATGGATTTGTGGCCAGCGCAGCGTTTTGTGGCGACGTTTTTTGCGCAGGCTTTGGCGGCGGCGCTTTCAGCGTGGGTCTTGCTGGGGGTGCGCTTGCCGCATGTGCGCGCAAGCCAGATGGATTTGGCGGGTGGGCGGCCACTATCGGTGATTGCACGCCAGCCGCTGTTTATTGCGGCGGTGTTGACGGGGGCGGTGTCGTATTTGCTGATGAACTTCATCATGACGGCGGCGCCGCTGGCGATGCATCTGCACGGCCACGCGCAGGCGGCGGCCAACTCGGCTTTGCAATGGCATGTGATTGCGATGTATGCGCCCAGCTTTTTTACCGGGCATTTGATCAGCCGCTGGGGTGCAACAAGAGTCTCGGCTGCCGGTTTGGTGTTGATTGGCTTATCGGTGGTGGCGGGCTTGCAGGGTTTGAGCGTTTTTCATTTTGATTTAACCCTGATTTTGCTGGGGCTGGGCTGGAACTTTGGCTTTCTGGGCGCCTCGGCGCTGGTGCTGGAGTGTCACAGCGCAACGGAAAAGACACGGGTGCAGTCGTTCAACGACTTCATCGTGTTTAGCCTGATGGCGATTGGCTCGTTTGCCTCTGGCGGGCTGCTCAGTGCGTATGGTTGGCGAAGCGTGCTGTGGGTGTCGTGGGCACCGCTGCTGCTGGCGGCGCTGGTGCTGATGTGGGTTTTGCTGCGCGCGCGGTTGACGGCCGTGCGCGCGTGA
- a CDS encoding cupin domain-containing protein — MDSGVRQNDGVGGESFAVNVPGARAVFLGFPKVIAMFINADFSQAACVVPDQHCWVASPQSGVARVMLDRVGDEVARATSLVRYAPASVFPPHAHGAGEEILVLSGTFSDESGDFGAGWYVRNPPGSRHQPLSREGALIFVKLRQMPADEAQTVRVDSNRAQAWQCDSDGVAVCPLFASAYEQVCLRRLPRAQVWVDANESGLELLVLSGTLQVNEHRLPQHSWLRLPAGVGARCFAEQEDVVFYIKTNHLKDVIGVHP, encoded by the coding sequence ATGGATTCTGGCGTTCGCCAGAATGACGGGGTTGGGGGCGAGAGCTTCGCCGTGAATGTACCCGGTGCGCGCGCTGTTTTTTTGGGTTTTCCCAAGGTTATTGCCATGTTCATCAATGCCGATTTTTCTCAAGCTGCCTGCGTTGTACCGGATCAGCATTGCTGGGTGGCTTCGCCGCAGTCGGGGGTGGCGCGGGTGATGCTGGATCGGGTGGGGGATGAGGTGGCGCGGGCGACGAGTCTGGTGCGGTATGCGCCGGCGTCGGTTTTTCCGCCGCATGCGCATGGGGCGGGAGAGGAGATTTTGGTGTTGTCCGGCACGTTTTCGGATGAATCGGGGGATTTTGGCGCGGGGTGGTATGTGCGCAATCCGCCGGGGTCGCGGCATCAGCCTTTGAGCCGTGAAGGGGCGCTGATTTTTGTCAAATTGCGGCAGATGCCGGCAGATGAGGCGCAAACGGTGCGAGTGGACAGCAATCGCGCGCAGGCTTGGCAGTGTGATTCTGACGGTGTGGCGGTGTGTCCGCTGTTTGCCAGTGCGTATGAGCAGGTGTGTTTGCGGCGGCTGCCGCGCGCGCAGGTTTGGGTGGATGCAAACGAGTCGGGCTTGGAGCTTTTAGTTTTAAGCGGGACGTTGCAGGTCAATGAGCACCGCTTGCCGCAGCACAGCTGGTTGCGTTTGCCTGCGGGAGTCGGCGCGCGCTGTTTTGCCGAGCAAGAGGATGTGGTTTTTTACATTAAAACCAATCACCTGAAAGATGTGATCGGTGTTCATCCATGA
- the ligA gene encoding NAD-dependent DNA ligase LigA: MDVDVTATPAARAQALRAQLNEHNHRYYVLDDPSISDAEYDALLRELSALEHAHPELLTPDSPTQRVGAPPAHEFAPITHRAPMLSLNNCFNAGELADFDRRVRETLGIAIVDYVAEPKLDGLGVSLTYENGLFIQGATRGDGQTGEDISANLRTIGSIPLRLRGSDIPEWVEVRGEVFLPHAGFAQMNADARARGDKLYVNPRNAAAGSLRQLDSRQTARRPLQFYAYALGAVQGWREPARHQDLLAALRAWGFAVSDLIQPVQGAAGCMAFYEAMNARRPTLPFDIDGVVYKVDDLAAREELGSVSRAPRWAIAHKFAAEEAQTVLENVEFQVGRTGAVTPVARLAPVFVGGATVSNATLHNMDEIARKDVRIGDTVIVRRAGDVIPEVKEVVLELRPDSARAVALPSQCPVCGGHIEREVGEVVARCSNGLSCQAQLHGALLHFVSRRALDIEGLGEKLLVQLIETGHVKSLADIFGLQLKPLAELERMGEKSAQNVLDAIEKSKTTTLARFLYALGIRDVGEATARDLAAHFGSLEALIDTARLDAPTIHAEKDKDCCPRLRQVPDVGPIVASKICHFFGEPQNLAAIQALQNAGVQWPQVEKSASPQGIFTGKTVVITGTLPGVSRDQASELIQTHGGKVSGSVSKKTDYVLAGEAAGSKLAKAEQLGVPVLDWAQVLAMVKESQRTP; encoded by the coding sequence ATGGATGTTGACGTCACGGCCACGCCCGCTGCGCGCGCGCAGGCCTTGCGTGCGCAGCTCAATGAGCACAACCACCGCTACTACGTTTTAGATGACCCCAGCATCAGCGACGCCGAATACGACGCGCTGCTGCGTGAACTGTCGGCACTGGAACACGCCCATCCCGAACTGCTGACGCCGGATTCGCCGACGCAGCGAGTCGGGGCGCCGCCCGCGCACGAGTTTGCCCCCATCACCCATCGCGCGCCGATGCTCTCGCTCAACAACTGCTTTAACGCGGGCGAGCTGGCCGATTTTGATCGCCGCGTTCGTGAAACCCTGGGGATTGCCATCGTCGATTACGTCGCCGAACCCAAGCTCGACGGACTGGGCGTTTCGCTGACCTACGAAAACGGCCTGTTCATCCAGGGTGCCACGCGCGGCGACGGCCAGACCGGCGAAGACATCAGCGCCAATCTGCGCACCATTGGCAGCATCCCGCTGCGCCTGCGTGGCAGTGACATTCCCGAATGGGTTGAAGTGCGCGGTGAAGTGTTTTTGCCCCATGCCGGCTTTGCTCAAATGAACGCCGATGCGCGCGCGCGCGGCGACAAGCTGTATGTCAACCCGCGTAACGCCGCCGCGGGCAGCCTGCGTCAACTCGACTCCCGCCAGACCGCGCGCCGCCCTTTGCAGTTTTACGCCTACGCCCTCGGCGCGGTGCAAGGCTGGCGCGAACCCGCGCGCCACCAAGACCTGCTCGCCGCTTTGCGCGCCTGGGGCTTTGCCGTATCTGACCTCATTCAGCCCGTGCAGGGCGCCGCCGGTTGCATGGCGTTTTATGAGGCGATGAACGCGCGCCGACCAACGCTGCCGTTTGATATTGACGGCGTGGTCTACAAGGTTGATGACCTCGCCGCGCGCGAAGAACTGGGCTCCGTTTCGCGCGCGCCGCGCTGGGCGATTGCCCACAAGTTTGCCGCCGAAGAAGCGCAGACCGTACTCGAAAACGTCGAGTTTCAAGTTGGTCGCACCGGCGCAGTGACGCCTGTTGCGCGACTGGCGCCGGTATTCGTTGGCGGTGCCACCGTCTCCAACGCCACGCTGCACAACATGGACGAAATCGCGCGCAAAGACGTGCGCATTGGCGACACCGTCATCGTCCGTCGCGCCGGTGATGTGATTCCCGAAGTCAAGGAAGTGGTGCTGGAACTGCGCCCCGACAGCGCGCGCGCGGTGGCGCTGCCCAGCCAATGTCCGGTCTGCGGCGGCCATATCGAACGCGAAGTGGGTGAAGTCGTCGCCCGTTGCAGCAACGGCCTGAGCTGCCAGGCGCAGCTGCATGGCGCACTGCTGCATTTTGTCTCCCGCCGCGCGCTGGACATTGAAGGCCTGGGGGAAAAACTGCTGGTGCAATTGATCGAAACCGGCCACGTCAAAAGCCTGGCCGACATCTTTGGCCTGCAACTCAAACCACTGGCCGAGCTGGAACGCATGGGCGAAAAATCCGCCCAAAATGTTCTCGACGCCATTGAAAAGAGCAAGACCACAACCCTGGCACGCTTTCTCTACGCCCTTGGTATTCGCGACGTCGGCGAAGCCACCGCGCGCGATCTGGCCGCGCACTTTGGCAGCCTTGAGGCGCTGATCGACACCGCGCGCCTCGACGCCCCCACGATCCACGCCGAAAAAGACAAAGACTGCTGCCCGCGCCTGCGCCAGGTGCCCGACGTGGGGCCGATCGTGGCCTCCAAAATCTGTCACTTCTTTGGCGAGCCGCAAAACCTGGCTGCCATCCAAGCCCTGCAAAATGCCGGCGTGCAATGGCCGCAGGTGGAAAAATCCGCCAGTCCCCAAGGCATCTTCACCGGCAAAACCGTGGTGATTACCGGCACCTTGCCCGGCGTCAGCCGCGATCAGGCCAGCGAACTGATTCAAACCCACGGCGGCAAAGTCAGCGGCTCGGTCTCCAAAAAAACCGACTACGTCCTGGCCGGAGAAGCCGCCGGTTCCAAGCTCGCCAAAGCCGAACAACTTGGCGTTCCCGTACTCGACTGGGCGCAGGTGCTGGCGATGGTCAAAGAGTCGCAGCGCACGCCCTGA
- a CDS encoding cell division protein ZipA C-terminal FtsZ-binding domain-containing protein has protein sequence MTTGQWIMLVLIALALIAVYVFNRQRAQAHPGRPKRRGRASAAADRQADAGATDASAPPSGAQMDMFAGQHDADFDEFGVGKPRRRRSDAGRAAAGAADDRALQGKIVTLLIAERNGTPMNAAQLSHALQTQVLHYGDRRIFHRLVNGYTVFSVAGLIRPGYLEPQDPGFSTPGLSIFMQLPGPVAAQEALADMIATARALAHQLNADVYDAHQQLLIPELEQALYQDVHDWAVRNPF, from the coding sequence ATGACAACAGGACAATGGATAATGCTGGTGCTGATCGCGCTGGCGCTGATCGCAGTCTATGTTTTCAACCGCCAGCGCGCGCAGGCGCATCCGGGACGGCCCAAAAGACGCGGCAGGGCCAGCGCCGCCGCTGACCGACAGGCCGATGCCGGGGCGACAGACGCATCGGCGCCCCCGTCCGGCGCGCAGATGGATATGTTTGCAGGCCAGCACGACGCCGACTTTGACGAGTTCGGCGTCGGCAAGCCGCGCCGTCGCCGCAGCGACGCAGGCCGTGCAGCGGCAGGCGCAGCGGACGATCGGGCGCTGCAAGGCAAGATCGTGACCTTGCTGATCGCCGAGCGAAACGGCACACCGATGAACGCAGCACAGCTTTCACATGCGCTGCAAACCCAGGTTTTGCACTACGGTGACCGGCGGATTTTTCACCGGCTGGTCAACGGCTACACGGTATTTTCAGTCGCCGGCCTGATCCGCCCCGGCTATCTGGAACCGCAAGACCCCGGTTTTTCCACCCCGGGGTTGAGCATTTTCATGCAACTGCCCGGCCCGGTTGCGGCGCAGGAAGCCCTGGCCGATATGATCGCCACCGCGCGCGCGTTGGCGCATCAGCTCAATGCCGATGTTTACGATGCCCACCAGCAGTTGCTGATCCCCGAGCTTGAGCAGGCGTTGTACCAGGACGTTCACGACTGGGCCGTTCGCAACCCCTTTTGA